One window from the genome of Yamadazyma tenuis chromosome 7, complete sequence encodes:
- a CDS encoding uncharacterized protein (COG:S; BUSCO:EOG09265RGS; EggNog:ENOG503P5MG), which produces MARQRRTAPARTQTRSAHTASYPQQHSAAHPASQPQQRQPGLFGQMASTAAGVAVGSAVGHTIGAGLSGIFGGSSSQPVDQYQDQQLTQQQSQNYQEQAKHCDADARNFTQCLEDNGGNMQICNFYLQQLKACQEASRQY; this is translated from the coding sequence ATGGCTagacaaagaagaaccGCCCCAGCTAGAACCCAAACTAGATCGGCTCACACCGCTTCGTatcctcaacaacattCGGCTGCCCACCCTGCCTCTCAACCTCAGCAGAGACAGCCAGGTTTGTTTGGTCAAATGGCCTCAACCGCTGCTGGTGTTGCCGTTGGTTCTGCCGTTGGCCACACCATTGGTGCTGGTTTGAGCGGGATTTTTGGAGGCTCGTCTTCTCAGCCCGTTGATCAATACCAAGACCAACAATTGACCCAACAACAACTGCAAAACTACCAAGAACAAGCTAAGCATTGTGACGCCGACGCCAGAAACTTCACCCAGTGTTTGGAAGACAACGGTGGTAACATGCAAATCTGCAACTTCTACTTGCAGCAATTGAAGGCCTGTCAAGAAGCCTCTCGTCAATATTAA
- a CDS encoding uncharacterized protein (EggNog:ENOG503PXB6) gives MFKSTIQRSIHTSIRRLAKNDTSTIDSFRLPSQTSISEWEFKYDFVPKVSEPKIPPISEDAIKQDVAHERKKSVEQEMINEEATTSIKVEGNSAAVFHGGESVAAEPELLHDRGSKPIKITNGGRGTVKASKPANRDQYIQSSANPNLNKGEVSSLGDSVVDHKQEEVKPSAVIDDLDHDNLHNEGQKMNPGSGSNNVLVTLGIFGLGAGSYYYYNNSKKAKA, from the coding sequence ATGTTCAAAAGTACCATCCAAAGATCCATCCACACTTCTATTAGAAGATTGGCCAAGAACGACACGTCCACAATCGACTCGTTCCGTTTGCCATCCCAAACCTCCATTTCTGAATGGGAATTCAAGTACGACTTTGTTCCCAAGGTATCCGAGCCCAAGATCCCTCCCATCAGTGAGGATGCCATTAAACAGGACGTTGCTCATGAAAGAAAAAAGTCCGTAGAACAAGAAATGATCAATGAAGAAGCGACGACCTCCATCAAGGTCGAAGGAAACTCAGCTGCTGTTTTTCATGGAGGTGAATCGGTAGCTGCCGAACCCGAGTTGTTACACGATAGAGGCTCCAAGCCCATTAAAATCACCAATGGTGGTAGGGGAACCGTTAAGGCTTCTAAGCCTGCTAACAGGGACCAGTATATCCAGAGCTCTGCCAAccccaacttgaacaagggAGAAGTTAGCAGTTTGGGAGATAGTGTGGTTGACCACAAACAAGAGGAGGTCAAGCCATCAGCagttattgatgatttaGACCACGACAATTTGCACAATGAGGGCCAGAAGATGAACCCGGGGTCCGGAAGCAATAATGTATTGGTGACCTTGGGAATTTTTGGTTTGGGAGCAGGAAGTTACTATTATTACAACAACCTGAAGAAGGCAAAAGCCTAG
- a CDS encoding uncharacterized protein (EggNog:ENOG503P92D) has product MWSLWMLISLCTASALPTLVARDDSSTALPTLTYTSSAESSYTFTPVVDSADDNPYVLQETMPNGSVFIIFGSILLLLVVSAFLYFTITWAISVYKAKHQSEKYFYNAPLQYPDDGFNSSGSSVFERKSSFSNMSQLTLNQPLGRPYRNAKLENNRGSMFFSPTSDFILSSDTDSPTNFAGDSSSSFINLNSSALSLLEIGSGTVETPPNESKPKRPPSQYLEDLLAD; this is encoded by the coding sequence ATGTGGTCTTTGTGGATGCTAATAAGCTTGTGCACCGCCAGCGCCTTGCCCACGCTAGTGGCAAGAGATGACTCCCTGACGGCTCTCCCCACCTTGACATATACTTCATCGGCAGAATCATCATATACCTTCACGCCAGTAGTGGATTCCGCTGATGATAATCCCTATGTTCTCCAAGAAACCATGCCGAACGGGCTGGtgttcatcatctttgGCTCCattctccttcttttggtggtgtcaGCCTTCCTTTACTTTACCATCACATGGGCTATTTCAGTTTATAAGGCCAAACACCAGAGCGAAAAGTATTTCTACAACGCTCCGCTCCAGTACCCGGACGATGGATTCAACAGTTCCGGGTCGTCTGTGTTTGAACGCAAAAGttccttttccaacatGAGTCAGTTGACATTGAACCAACCACTTGGCAGGCCGTACCGAAATGCTAAATTGGAAAATAATAGAGGGTCGATGTTTTTCAGTCCAACTAGTGATTTCATACTTAGCAGCGATACTGATAGTCCCACCAACTTTGCCGGGGATTCCAGCAGCAGTTTCATCAATCTTAACAGTTCGGCATTATCGTTACTAGAGATAGGATCTGGTACGGTGGAGACCCCGCCTAACGAACTGAAGCCCAAGCGGCCGCCTAGTCAATATCTAGAGGACTTATTGGCGGACTAA
- the TOP1 gene encoding DNA topoisomerase 1 (EggNog:ENOG503NUJJ; COG:L; BUSCO:EOG09260MRU), whose product MSSSEDDIPIVQRSKRILDDSEDDVPISQLPSSVKKKVKRETDDSVSLNHPKSKSSNGTSKSSSNGNIKTPKKERTKKTPSDKKKPNKSLQVKSEDKPTKQEEDEEETEETYKWWEEQEDRDGEIKWDSLVHNGVLFPPEYEPLPSHVKLYYNGTPVNLPQEAEEVAGFFGALVETDHGKNPVFQSNFFKDFQQVLKECGGCNVEIEKFEHLDFSKMYAHFEQLKEDKKKMSKEEKREIKEDKERQEEPYRTCLLNGRKEKIGNFRIEPPGLFRGRGAHPKTGRLKRRVFPEDVTLNLSEGAPVPPPPEGHSWGDVKHDNTVTWLAMWKENIADSFKYVRFAQNSSVKGLSDFKKFETARNLKHHIESIRKDYTQSLKSELMQERQMATATYLIDIFALRAGGEKGDDEADTVGCCSLRYEHVTLRPPNTVIFDFLGKDSIRFYQEVEVDKQVFKNLKIFKKPPKQPGDDLFDRISPPLLNKKFQTYMKGLTAKVFRTYNASKTMQDQLDLIKNEGTVAEKVVRFNAANRTVAILCNHQRTVSKSHGNSVQKINDKLRELMWNKIRLKQMMLELDPKLKRKDPKYFAEIEDLSKEDIMVIQEKILERTKEQVAKKFERDNEKLKAESKDQLTANDLKERMQKVKELQAEFKIELASGKPEIKKSVTVEKLKSQVEQIEQRILNTQFQLKDKEDNSEVSLGTSKMNYIDPRLTVVFSKRFDVPIEKLFTKTLREKFTWAIESADKDWRF is encoded by the coding sequence ATGAGTTCTTCGGAAGATGATATACCCATTGTCCAACGGTCCAAACGGATATTAGACGACAGCGAAGACGATGTACCAATTTCCCAGCTTCCAAGCTCCGTGAAAAAGAAGGTCAAACGAGAAACTGATGATCTGGTTTCTTTAAACCACCCCAAGTCAAAATCAAGCAATGGGACATCAAAGTCTTCCTCCAACGGGAACATCAAGACTCCCAAAAAGGAACGAACCAAGAAGACCCCTCTGGACAAGAAAAAACCAAACAAGTCGCTCCAAGTCAAACTGGAAGATAAACCCACGAAAcaggaagaagacgaagaagaaactgaagaaaCCTACAAATGGTGGgaggaacaagaagacCGAGACGGCGAAATCAAATGGGACAGCTTGGTGCACAATGGGGTGCTATTTCCTCCCGAATATGAACCATTACCGTCTCATGTCAAATTATACTATAATGGAACACCCGTGAATTTGCCCCAGGAAGCAGAGGAGGTGGCAGGATTTTTTGGAGCTTTGGTAGAAACTGATCACGGAAAGAACCCGGTGTTCCAAagcaatttcttcaaggatttCCAGcaggtgttgaaagaatgTGGTGGATGCAatgttgaaattgaaaagtttgagCACTTGGATTTCAGCAAAATGTATGCCCACTTTGAAcagttgaaagaagacaagaagaagatgtcCAAGGAGGAAAAGAGAGAGATCAAAGAGGATAAAGAAAGGCAAGAAGAACCTTACAGGACCTGTTTGTTGAATGGCAGAAAGGAGAAGATCGGGAACTTTAGAATCGAACCTCCAGGATTGTTTAGAGGAAGAGGTGCCCATCCCAAGACCGGTAGGTTGAAGCGGAGAGTGTTCCCCGAAGACGTCACATTGAACTTGAGTGAGGGGGCTCCGGTTCCACCACCCCCAGAAGGACATAGCTGGGGTGACGTGAAGCACGACAATACCGTCACCTGGTTGGCTATGTGGAAAGAAAACATCGCTGATTCGTTCAAGTACGTCCGCTTTGCCCAGAACTCATCTGTGAAGGGGTTGTcagacttcaagaaattcgAAACCGCCAGAAACTTGAAACACCACATCGAGTCGATTCGTAAAGACTATACCCAGTCGTTGAAGTCTGAATTGATGCAAGAACGGCAGATGGCCACTGCCACCTACTTGATCGATATATTTGCCTTAAGAGCCGGCGGAGAGAAAGGTGACGACGAAGCTGACACAGTTGGGTGCTGTTCCTTAAGATATGAGCATGTAACTTTACGACCTCCCAACACGGTGATCTTCGATTTTTTGGGTAAGGACTCGATTCGGTTCTACCAAGAGGTGGAAGTCGATAAGCaggtgttcaagaacttgaagattttcaagaaaCCTCCTAAACAGCCGGGAGATGACCTATTTGACCGAATCAGTCCTCCCTTGTTGAATAAGAAGTTCCAGACATATATGAAAGGGTTGACGGCCAAAGTGTTCAGAACTTATAATGCTTCAAAGACGATGCAAGACCAgttggatttgatcaaaaatgAAGGCACGGTTGCCGAGAAGGTGGTACGGTTTAACGCCGCCAACCGGACGGTGGCCATATTGTGTAATCATCAGCGTACGGTTAGCAAGTCCCACGGGAACAGTGTCCAGAAAATCAACGATAAGTTGAGGGAGTTGATGTGGAACAAGATCCGGTTGAAGCAAATGATGCTCGAGCTTGACCCCAAGTTGAAGCGTAAAGATCCCAAGTACTTTGCGGAAATCGAGGACTTGAGTAAAGAAGACATCATGGTGATCCAagaaaagatcttggagcGCACCAAGGAACAAGTGGCTAAGAAGTTTGAACGAGACaacgagaagttgaaggccGAAAGTAAAGATCAATTGACCgccaatgacttgaaggaaagaaTGCAAAAAGTTAAGGAACTACAGGCCGAGTTCAAAATAGAGTTGGCGTCCGGAAAGcctgaaatcaaaaagtcgGTAACGGTTGAAAAATTAAAGCTGCAAGTGGAACAGATAGAGCAACGGATTTTGAACACTCAATTCCAGTTGAAAGACAAGGAGGACAACTCGGAGGTGTCGTTGGGCACGTCCAAGATGAATTATATCGATCCTCGGTTGACGGTTGTGTTCTCCAAAAGGTTTGACGTTCCtattgaaaagttgttcaCAAAGACGTTGCGTGAAAAATTCACCTGGGCCATCGAGTCAGCTGATAAGGACTGGCGGTTTTAG
- the CDC5 gene encoding Cell cycle serine/threonine-protein kinase cdc5/MSD2 (EggNog:ENOG503NWUA; COG:D): MSVRTKPLQPLNSGQMNARNASNVTPIKLKKSTKDFYEVEPTPDAQTMLKQHQLYQQEQIQYQPQHQQQQQQQQQKKKKKEKLSALCKTPPSVVRTRNGRDYRRGLFLGEGGFARCFQMKDSNGQIYAAKTVAKASIKNEKTKTKLLSEIKIHKSLKHSNIVNFIDCFEDDVNVYILLEICPNQSLMELLKARKRLTEPEVRLFMVQIIGAVKYLHERRVIHRDLKLGNIFFDPNMNLKIGDFGLASVLESFDSRKFTICGTPNYIAPEVLGGKANGGHSFEVDIWAIGIMMYALLIGKPPFQAKDVQIIYERIKKSEYSFPIDKPISAEAKVLIQDLLDVNPLRRPTIDEILSYDWFKGAFPDKTQETTLTKEPEGLTMISKNQSAMNFKNMKVNCGIYTPKTKNPVEILKTDLQSEESQMVLPRSLSPNDTKFKYKEVDPTMLTKKRFQFNSNFSNSVLDLDKTCHTTYVNMCKLETLVDSKLDTMTLPSCENPTLISKWVDYSNKYGFSYQLNNNDIGVLFNDGNTILKMTNNEKFLELLLHEQEGWTCIENSIYNAPSKCKKQLEIVDFFAKYMNSNLSKVSDVEERKEIVFLRRYTRTSDFIMFEMTNGSFQFNFKDHHKLVVSKNGLAITHISPTRITQTHPLILILKQGNFPSVSIPDCMEKIEIIKQAIREKAFV, translated from the coding sequence ATGTCTGTTCGTACAAAAcctttgcagccattgaaCAGTGGTCAGATGAATGCTAGAAACGCTAGCAACGTCACCcccatcaagttgaagaaatccacCAAAGATTTCTACGAAGTTGAGCCCACTCCGGATGCTCAAACCATGTTGAAACAACACCAATTgtatcaacaagaacaaatcCAGTATCAGCCAcagcatcaacaacaacaacaacaacaacaacagaagaagaaaaagaaggaaaagttATCTGCCTTGTGTAAAACTCCTCCTTCAGTGGTTAGAACTAGAAATGGAAGAGACTATAGAAGAGGATTGTTCTTGGGAGAAGGTGGATTTGCCAGATGTTTCCAGATGAAGGATTCAAATGGACAGATCTACGCTGCCAAAACCGTCGCCAAAGCTTCCATCAAAAACGAAAAAACCAAGACCAAGTTGTTATCTGAGATCAAAATCCACAAGTCATTGAAGCATTCTAATATTGTCAATTTTATCGACTGTTTTGAAGACGATGTCAACGTCTATATCTTGTTAGAAATATGCCCCAACCAATCCTTGATGGAATTGTTAAAAGCCAGGAAGAGATTGACAGAGCCCGAAGTCAGATTATTTATGGTTCAAATCATTGGGGCCGTCAAGTATTTGCACGAGAGAAGAGTTATCCACAGAGATTTGAAATTAGGAAACATTTTCTTTGACCCCaacatgaacttgaagatcgGTGACTTTGGCTTGGCTTCCGTATTGGAGAGCTTCGACTCCAGAAAATTCACCATTTGTGGTACTCCAAATTATATTGCACCTGAAGTGTTAGGTGGTAAGGCCAATGGAGGACACTcgtttgaagttgatatcTGGGCCATTGGTATTATGATGTACGCTTTGTTAATCGGTAAGCCTCCTTTCCAAGCCAAGGACGTCCAAATCATCTACGAAAGAATTAAGAAATCAGAATACAGTTTCCCTATTGATAAGCCAATTAGTGCTGAGGCCAAGGTTTTGATTCAAGATTTATTAGATGTCAACCCGTTACGAAGACCAACCATAGATGAGATTTTAAGTTACGACTGGTTCAAAGGTGCTTTCCCTGACAAAACTCAAGAAACCACCTTAACAAAAGAACCTGAAGGGTTGACAATGATTTCTAAGAACCAAAGTGcaatgaacttcaagaacatgaaGGTTAACTGTGGTATATACACGCCAAAGACGAAGAACCCGGtggagatcttgaagacTGATTTACAGAGTGAAGAGTCCCAAATggttcttccaagaagcttGTCACCTAACGACACTAAGTTTAAATACAAGGAAGTTGATCCTACGATGTTAACCAAAAAgagattccaattcaattcaaacttctccaactcggTATTGGACTTGGACAAGACCTGCCACACTACCTACGTTAACATGTGCAAGTTGGAAACGCTCGTGGATTCAAAGCTTGATACCATGACGTTACCTAGTTGCGAAAATCCAACTTTGATTAGTAAATGGGTTGACTACTCCAATAAGTACGGCTTCAGTTACCAGTTAAACAACAATGATATTGGGGTGTTGTTCAATGATGGAaacaccattttgaagatgaccAATAAcgagaagttcttggaatTGTTGTTACATGAGCAAGAAGGTTGGACATGTATCGAAAATTCCATCTACAATGCTCCTTCGAAGTGTAAAAAGCAGTTGGAAATCGTCGACTTCTTTGCCAAGTACatgaactccaacttgTCTAAAGTGAGTGACGTGGAAGAACGTAAGGAAATAGTGTTTTTGAGACGGTACACCAGAACCAGCGATTTCATTATGTTCGAAATGACCAACGGCAGCTTTCAATTCAATTTCAAAGACCACCATAAGTTGGTTGTGTCGAAGAACGGATTGGCCATCACTCATATCTCCCCCACTAGAATCACCCAGACGCATCCGTTGATCTTGATCTTAAAACAGGGAAACTTCCCGTCGGTAAGCATTCCAGATTGTATGGAAAAGATCGAGATCATCAAGCAGGCTATTCGGGAAAAAGCATTTGTGTAA
- the RPB11 gene encoding DNA-directed RNA polymerase II core subunit (BUSCO:EOG0926591L; EggNog:ENOG503P5DE; COG:K), translated as MNAPDRFELFILPDGVDKIKITPDTKVPNAAIIKIEKEDHTLANLLRAQLLKDERVLFAAYKVEHPLFANFVLRIQTEDNYTPKEALRNACTNLIGELDLIKNKFKDEWALKSLLNDNDDY; from the coding sequence ATGAATGCTCCAGATAGATTCGAATTGTTCATCTTACCGGATGGTGTAGACAAGATCAAAATCACCCCGGATACAAAAGTACCCAATGCTGCTATCATAAAGATCGAAAAAGAAGACCATACTTTGGCTAACCTATTAAGAGCTCAACTTTTAAAAGATGAAAGAGTGTTATTTGCTGCCtacaaagttgaacatcCACTTTTTGCCAACTTTGTGCTCAGAATACAAACCGAAGATAACTACACTCCCAAGGAAGCATTAAGAAACGCTTGTACGAATTTGATTGGAGAGTTAGACTTGATTAAGAATAAGTTCAAAGACGAATGGGCATTGAAGTCTTTATTGAACGACAACGACGACTACTAG
- a CDS encoding uncharacterized protein (COG:S; EggNog:ENOG503NX6B; BUSCO:EOG092608WU): MTPMIKLTITMVEDIEDTNGSSTSLSMVTSPSKKRSSRVYGLNTPSDVKLSSSFYSNLERHLNLIAMKKKGLRLDEHTRRSFLRFYSELLDPKVKGDLKANKTPDYLLMKFVASSNREIIKLGSIPQSEISNVVFKQANEFVSILIGLVEKEKNRDLIVSKLNEHRDSLNPQKPKSSSSSVSLTSANVRYNKPSFKITDLDQATVTLLQDLFKFDSVKIQQDIFRVKDIVQEKALHQDIKQVLFYLEKDLGQFPPSSFVNNEVYSVWKSKEKANCESLIAKYPVPASMKLMSIPKLPLGEDFYILPRSSLARKFFVVLVKLCLELQSKERQLSEEAPLFSKQSSQLMNLCAKIWRIDYSTKAVCLFSAAHLSGMLKDSFYITKDPKDLAPVDVGHSIQILNYCKLILEDGPEKNHWPLKDQDEWVKNLTYSYNATMFSIKDYLSILFSKVTKPKFGPVLAFLGEYIESDFFFKQVLELQLPKKWEKKLSKTLLRVAETRYAELLENLPRDDTLSTIHVLDISESIVSDIQSLQKRYKNPLLGFLHVPRTVATVMTSMFAVDSKNILKHIDAYNRERGGFVSYGDSLEAYKSLCQIRDIYNQVNTTGVSFKFNLEKLFFSSLNEWVNESGEKIQSIVDQAIKNDNFKPVNIENDEKKFSTSVLDIFSLIREFLKILESLGWSNEYQLAKVYTILLKSISDGVLKYTSAMSDKIMFELNEDKQKKLLETTQSKADKRKSAGWFDEMKNVVNNIQIAGAKIEAEEPYNFRPETCVALNNLAAMSQQLAQLEDILDPELISKTVRSFEPNRQNYFTSHVFSLRLKRAENLASGGSYSSNIRPYVTLTDTVARKTIGKTRTINHTPNPEWDEEFELTMQPNTSITLSVTVWDEKLGTHSVCGRAVLQLDPKRFKHDGIPQEIFLDFDSQGRLLIEVAVESERADAIFVMGRAHRTLMRARERAIKLIVEKFSRFIRLCFSRANLKSICGNNGQIKPTEDQMHDAMIPLYDYLNSNLQVLAEFLTKDLLLLVMVAAWQVVVACADELLLPKLVTAKVFNLSNFGPRAASHNQPKPSTGGWQSAVTSAVANVTSTIGISGFGKLLTSNELETVFAWLNFLCFDFFHNDGNGPPIRDLKNEHYQSLLLLPVYYDGDIDYLKQEVERLSPAFVKSLRDRNNFDSGKIPLNNSTLELNSSQPGATEQKGRPRSLSRAGTMARNKTIMANATSKARKRAQQEELEARADPIAAQTSAEDIILRLLIIRDEKSFVSRRLEQREKLAHSIATERLARAAAEGSFGRR, encoded by the exons ATGACTCCTATGATAAAATTGACCATAACAA TGgttgaagacattgaagaCACAAATGGAAGCTCTACCAGCTTGTCAATGGTGACTTCGCCTTCCAAGAAGCGGTCGTCTCGGGTGTACGGTCTCAATACGCCCAGTGATGTCAAACTTTCATCGTCTTTCTATTCTAACCTTGAACGCCATTTGAATCTCATTGCAATGAAAAAGAAGGGACTTCGCTTGGATGAGCATACACGCCGGTCGTTTCTCCGATTCTACAGTGAGTTGCTTGACCCAAAAGTAAAGGGTGACTTGAAGGCTAATAAGACTCCAGACTACTTGCTCATGAAGTTTGTTGCCAGTTCCAATAGAGAGATCATTAAGCTTGGATCCATTCCCCAGTCCGAGATTAGTAATGTGGTGTTCAAACAGGCCAATGAGTTTGTGTCAATCTTAATCGGGTTGGTAGAAAAGGAGAAAAACAGGGATTTGATCGTATCTAAACTCAATGAGCACAGAGATTCTTTGAACCCTCAGAAGCCCAAATCGTCAAGCTCTTCGGTATCCTTGACCCTGGCAAATGTCAGATACAATAAACCTTCCTTTAAAATTACCGATTTGGACCAAGCAACCGTGACTTTACTCCAggacttgttcaaatttGATCTGGTGAAAATTCAACAGGATATATTCAGAGTAAAGGacattgttcaagagaAGGCCCTTCACCAGGATATAAAACAAGTACTTTTCTACCTCGAGAAAGACTTAGGCCAGTTCCCTCCCAGTTCATTTGTCAACAATGAAGTATACCTGGTATGGAAGTCAAAAGAAAAAGCCAACTGTGAGTCGTTGATAGCAAAATACCCTGTGCCAGCATCAATGAAACTTATGCTGATACCGAAACTACCTTTGGGAGAAGACTTTTATATCCTTCCCAGAAGTTCTTTGGCAAGAAAGTTCTTCGTGGTGCTTGTCAAATTGTGTCTTGAACTTCAGTCCAAAGAGAGACAGCTTTCAGAGGAGGCCCCATTGTTTTCTAAACAATCCAGTcaattgatgaatttgTGTGCTAAAATATGGAGAATTGATTATTCTACAAAAGCTGTTTGCTTATTCTCAGCTGCCCACTTGTCGGGAATGTTGAAAGACAGCTTCTATATAACAAAAGATCCTAAAGATCTTGCTCCAGTTGACGTCGGCCATTCCATCCAGATTTTGAATTACTGTAAATTAATCCTTGAAGATGGTCCCGAGAAGAATCATTGGCCCTTAAAGGATCAGGATGAGTGGGTGAAAAACTTGACATATTCTTATAATGCAACCATGTTCTCCATCAAAGATTACCTCCTGATTCTTTTTAGCAAGGTGACGAAGCCCAAATTTGGGCCTGTATTGGCATTTCTTGGGGAGTACATTGAGTCtgatttttttttcaaacagGTGCTAGAGTTACAATTGCCTAAGAAGTGGGAGAAAAAGCTTTCCAAAACACTTCTAAGAGTTGCAGAAACCAGATATGCCGAATTATTGGAGAACCTTCCCAGGGATGACACCTTAAGCACTATTCATGTTTTGGATATTTCTGAAAGTATTGTGCTGGACATTCAAAGCCTTCAAAAACGATACAAGAATCCGCTATTAGGCTTCCTCCATGTTCCTAGGACTGTTGCAACCGTCATGACATCCATGTTTGCAGTCGATTCCAAGAATATTCTCAAGCATATTGACGCATATAATAGGGAAAGGGGAGGATTTGTATCTTATGGGGATTCCTTGGAAGCATATAAGTCCCTTTGTCAGATACGGGACATTTACAACCAAGTGAATACCACCGGAGTAtcattcaaattcaatttaGAGAAGCTTTTCTTTTCTAGTTTGAATGAGTGGGTGAATGAAAGTGGAGAGAAAATCCAAAGTATCGTTGACCAAGCTATCAAAAATGATAATTTCAAGCCAGTAAATATTGAAAATGACGAGAAAAAGTTCAGTACATCTGTATTGGATATCTTCTCGTTAATTAGAGAATTTCTTAAGATCTTGGAACTGTTGGGGTGGTCTAATGAGTATCAATTGGCAAAAGTCTACACTATTTTATTGAAGAGCATTTCCGATGGAGTATTGAAATACACTTCAGCAATGTCTGACAAAATCATGTTTGAATTGAATGAAGAtaaacagaagaaattgctAGAAACAACACAGCTGAAGGCTGATAAACGAAAAAGTGCAGGGTGGTTTGATGAAATGAAGAATGTAGTAAATAACATTCAAATAGCTGGGGCTAAAATTGAGGCAGAAGAACCCTACAACTTCCGTCCTGAAACTTGTGTTGCTTTAAACAACTTGGCTGCAATGCTGCAACAGCTTgctcaacttgaagacattCTTGATCCCGAGTTAATCCTGAAGACTGTGAGGTCATTTGAGCCTAACCGTCAAAATTATTTTACCAGTCATGTTTTCTCCTTGAGATTGAAAAGAGCAGAAAATCTAGCTTCTGGTGGTTCTTACAGCTCCAATATTAGACCTTATGTTACCTTAACTGATACAGTGGCTCGCAAAACCATTGGGAAGACAAGAACAATCAACCATACACCAAACCCTGAATGggatgaagaatttgaactCACAATGCAACCGAACACCAGTATTACGTTGTCCGTCACTGTTTGGGATGAGAAGTTAGGAACTCATTCAGTATGCGGGAGGGCTGTCCTACAGCTAGATCCCAAGAGATTCAAACATGACGGCATACCCCAAGAaatcttcttggattttgACTCGCAAGGGAGATTATTAATTGAGGTTGCGGTTGAAAGTGAAAGAGCAGATGCCATTTTTGTCATGGGAAGAGCACATAGGACGTTGATGAGAGCTCGGGAAAGAGctatcaagttgattgtgGAGAAATTCTCCAGGTTTATACGGTTATGCTTTTCTCGAGCTAATTTGAAGTCAATTTGTGGAAATAATGGGCAAATTAAACCCACTGAAGATCAAATGCATGATGCCATGATACCGTTATATGACTACTTGAACTCTAACTTGCAGGTTCTTGCGGAGTTCTTGACCAAAGACTTATTGCTTCTAGTCATGGTGGCTGCATGGCAAGTAGTTGTCGCGTGCGCTGATGAACTTTTATTACCAAAGTTGGTAACAGCTAAAGTTTTTAACTTATCTAACTTTGGACCCCGAGCTGCTTCTCACAACCAACCAAAGCCTTCTACAGGTGGATGGCAATCTGCTGTCACTTCTGCTGTTGCGAATGTTACTAGTACCATTGGAATCagtggatttggaaaactACTTACAAGCAATGAGTTGGAAACGGTTTTTGCCtggttgaacttcttgtgCTTTGACTTCTTCCATAATGATGGTAATGGACCTCCTATTagagacttgaagaacgaGCACTATCAATCACTTTTGTTGTTACCCGTATACTACGACGGAGATATTGACTATTTGAAGCAAGAAGTCGAACGGTTATCGCCTGCATTTGTCAAGTCATTGCGAGACAGGAACAACTTTGATAGTGGAAAAATCCCACTAAATAATAGCACGTTAGAGTTGAATTCCCTGCAACCAGGAGCAACTGAACAGAAGGGCagaccaagaagtttgagcAGAGCCGGGACTATGGCTAGAAATAAGACAATAATGGCTAACGCTACCTCGAAAGCGAGAAAGAGAGCACAACAAGAGGAGCTTGAAGCCAGAGCAGATCCTATAGCTGCTCAGACCTCAGCTGAAGACATCATATTAAGGTTACTTATAATCCGGGATGAAAAATCGTTTGTTTCTAGACGACTCGAGCAAAGAGAAAAATTGGCACATAGCATTGCTACGGAGAGACTCGCTAGAGCGGCGGCTGAAGGCAGCTTCGGTAGACGATGA